A genomic window from Bacteroidales bacterium includes:
- a CDS encoding nitroreductase family protein codes for MNPIEIKKPQTTYHLNDLLYKRWSPRAFSDAPVEPEKLQRIFEAARWAPSASNIQPWYFLVGFKGDAVYSGIFETLVEFNQLWVKTAPVLCLAICRVNNPKGTENKTRAYDLGQSVAHLSIQATEEGLYVHQMAGFDADKAAELLNISSDFEVRVAFTIGYIGDAEVLHPNLRKMEFEARTRRQLDETVFTGQFGEKASFLL; via the coding sequence ATGAATCCGATAGAAATCAAGAAACCCCAGACCACTTATCATCTCAATGATTTATTATATAAACGATGGAGTCCGCGTGCATTTTCTGATGCACCTGTTGAGCCGGAAAAACTTCAGCGTATTTTTGAAGCTGCCCGGTGGGCTCCTTCCGCATCTAATATACAACCCTGGTATTTTCTTGTTGGATTCAAAGGTGATGCCGTATATTCCGGGATCTTTGAAACGCTGGTAGAATTTAATCAACTATGGGTAAAAACAGCGCCAGTGCTTTGCCTTGCCATATGCAGGGTGAATAACCCTAAAGGAACTGAAAATAAAACAAGGGCTTATGATCTTGGGCAATCCGTTGCCCACCTGAGTATACAAGCAACAGAAGAAGGATTGTATGTTCACCAGATGGCTGGTTTTGATGCGGACAAAGCTGCAGAGTTATTAAATATTTCTTCTGATTTCGAGGTAAGGGTTGCATTTACCATTGGGTATATAGGTGATGCAGAAGTACTGCATCCTAACCTCAGGAAGATGGAATTTGAAGCACGAACCCGAAGGCAACTGGATGAAACAGTTTTTACAGGGCAATTCGGTGAGAAGGCATCATTCCTGCTATAA
- the speB gene encoding agmatinase has translation MKQYGDLPKKFTDFETAKVVIIPVPYDGTSTWLKGADKGPQALLEASANMEVYDVETDSEVHKVGIHTMHAVAESSSPEAMVDAVYNRMKDVLKKKKFPVLIGGEHSVSIGAIQAIADHYQDITILQFDAHADMRQEYEGSKNNHACVMARAKEVAPIVQVGIRSMSVEEREDIQPDRVFYAFNIHEHKTWMYELLNKLTRNVYITIDLDVLDPSIMPSTGTPEPGGLLWYQLLEILKTVSEQVNIVGFDVVELRPLKENKSPDFLASKLIYTLLTYKYITGIK, from the coding sequence ATGAAACAATATGGAGATTTACCTAAGAAATTTACTGATTTTGAGACTGCTAAAGTAGTCATCATCCCTGTTCCTTATGATGGGACCAGTACCTGGTTAAAGGGTGCTGACAAAGGTCCGCAAGCTTTGCTCGAAGCATCTGCCAATATGGAAGTATATGATGTGGAAACAGATAGTGAAGTTCATAAGGTGGGGATCCATACCATGCATGCAGTGGCAGAAAGTAGTTCACCTGAAGCTATGGTGGATGCGGTTTATAACAGGATGAAGGATGTGCTGAAGAAGAAAAAGTTCCCTGTCCTGATAGGAGGGGAGCATTCAGTAAGTATTGGTGCCATCCAGGCTATTGCTGATCATTACCAGGATATTACCATCTTGCAGTTCGATGCTCATGCCGACATGCGCCAGGAATATGAAGGCTCTAAAAATAACCATGCTTGTGTAATGGCTCGTGCCAAGGAAGTTGCGCCAATTGTCCAGGTTGGTATCCGCAGCATGAGTGTGGAAGAACGTGAAGACATTCAGCCCGACCGGGTTTTTTATGCTTTTAATATTCATGAGCATAAAACCTGGATGTATGAACTGTTAAATAAGCTTACCCGTAATGTGTATATAACGATTGACCTGGATGTACTGGATCCTTCAATCATGCCTTCTACAGGCACTCCGGAACCCGGGGGATTATTGTGGTACCAGTTGCTGGAAATCCTTAAAACCGTTAGTGAGCAGGTGAATATTGTAGGATTCGATGTGGTGGAACTCCGCCCGCTCAAGGAAAATAAATCACCAGATTTCCTCGCCTCTAAGCTGATTTATACCCTGTTAACCTATAAGTATATAACCGGAATAAAATAA
- a CDS encoding deoxyhypusine synthase family protein — MNKGPISQFMQHHYRHFNAATVVDAAVAYELHLKEGGKMMITLAGAMSTAELGVSLAEMIRQDKVQIITCTGANLEEDIMNLVAHSHYRRIPNYRDLTPEQEFELLEKGLNRVTDTCIPEEEAFRRIQHHIEIIWKDANSRGERYFPHEFMYKLLRSKAMEPDYEIDPRNSWMIAAAEKNLPIIVPGWEDSTMGNIFASYCIKGELKPTTVKGGIEYMMWLSDWYRKNSQGKGVGFFQIGGGIAGDFPICVVPMMYQDLEWHDVPFWSYFCQISDSTTSYGSYSGAVPNEKITWGKLDIHTPKYIIESDATIVAPLIFAWLLDW, encoded by the coding sequence ATGAATAAAGGACCGATTTCCCAATTCATGCAGCATCATTACAGGCACTTCAATGCTGCCACTGTGGTTGATGCAGCTGTAGCCTATGAGTTGCACCTGAAAGAAGGCGGCAAAATGATGATTACCCTGGCTGGTGCAATGAGCACTGCTGAACTGGGTGTATCCCTTGCCGAGATGATCCGCCAGGACAAAGTCCAGATCATCACCTGCACCGGGGCTAACCTGGAAGAGGATATCATGAATCTTGTTGCTCATTCTCATTACAGAAGAATTCCAAACTACAGGGATCTGACACCTGAACAGGAATTCGAATTGCTCGAAAAAGGATTGAATAGAGTTACTGATACCTGTATACCTGAAGAAGAAGCTTTCAGAAGAATACAGCATCATATTGAAATTATTTGGAAAGATGCCAACTCTCGTGGTGAACGGTATTTCCCCCACGAATTCATGTATAAACTGCTTCGTTCAAAAGCCATGGAGCCCGATTACGAAATCGACCCAAGGAATTCATGGATGATTGCAGCAGCTGAAAAGAATCTTCCGATTATCGTTCCGGGCTGGGAAGACAGTACAATGGGCAATATCTTCGCCTCTTATTGTATTAAAGGTGAACTGAAACCTACTACTGTAAAAGGTGGGATTGAATACATGATGTGGCTCTCTGACTGGTACCGAAAAAATTCACAGGGAAAAGGTGTTGGCTTCTTCCAGATTGGCGGCGGCATTGCCGGTGACTTCCCAATCTGTGTTGTTCCTATGATGTACCAGGACCTTGAATGGCATGATGTTCCGTTCTGGAGTTATTTCTGCCAGATCTCAGACTCTACCACTTCCTACGGCAGTTATTCCGGAGCTGTTCCCAATGAAAAAATCACCTGGGGTAAGCTCGATATTCATACACCAAAATATATTATTGAAAGTGATGCTACGATCGTTGCACCTCTGATTTTTGCGTGGCTTCTGGATTGGTAA
- the typA gene encoding translational GTPase TypA, translating to MPSIRNIAIIAHVDHGKTTLVDKILHACKLFRDNEETGDLILDSNDLERERGITITSKNVSVEYKGIKINIIDTPGHADFGGEVERVLKMADGVLLLVDAFEGPMPQTRFVTQKALSLGLKPIVVINKVDKENCRPDEVEEHVFELFFNLEATEDQLNFPTIYGSGKNGWMSTDWKKPTEDITALLDAIIEYIPVAPIPDGPLQMQITSLDYSSYVGRIAIGRVSRGQINSGMFVSLMKRDGTIVKSRVKELYVFQGLGRAKADSVHSGDICAVVGLDGFEIGDTISDPESPEALPDIHIDEPTMSMLFTINNSPFFGKEGKFVTSRHLSERLAKETEKNLALRVEDTGSPDQFLVFGRGILHLSILIETMRREGYELQVGQPQIIVKEIDGVKHEPVESLIIDVPENVSGKAIELVTQRKGELVAINPKGDLQHMEFNIPSRGIIGLRNAVMTATAGEAIVAHRFKSFEPWKGALPQRLVGVLVSIETGMATAYSIDKLADRGRFFIEPFEDIYEGQIVGENTRDNDLGVNIVKAKQMTNFRTTAKDEAVRMAPVVKFSLEEALEYIQVDEMVEITPKSMRLRKILLKEHERKRAGK from the coding sequence ATGCCAAGCATCCGTAACATTGCCATAATTGCCCACGTCGACCATGGTAAAACTACCCTGGTTGATAAAATACTACATGCCTGCAAGCTATTCCGCGACAACGAAGAAACCGGTGATCTGATCCTTGACAGTAACGACCTTGAACGTGAACGTGGTATTACCATCACTTCCAAAAATGTTTCTGTAGAATATAAAGGTATCAAGATCAACATCATCGATACACCAGGCCATGCTGATTTTGGTGGTGAAGTGGAGAGGGTACTGAAAATGGCAGATGGAGTTTTGTTGCTGGTTGATGCTTTTGAAGGCCCTATGCCCCAGACTCGCTTTGTTACACAGAAAGCCTTGTCATTAGGATTAAAGCCAATTGTTGTAATTAACAAAGTCGATAAAGAGAACTGCCGCCCTGATGAAGTGGAAGAGCATGTATTTGAACTTTTCTTTAACCTGGAAGCAACCGAAGACCAGCTCAATTTCCCTACTATTTATGGTTCAGGAAAGAATGGCTGGATGAGTACAGATTGGAAAAAACCAACTGAAGATATCACTGCATTACTGGATGCAATTATTGAATATATTCCTGTTGCCCCAATTCCGGATGGCCCGCTCCAGATGCAGATCACTTCTCTCGATTATAGTTCTTATGTGGGTCGTATTGCCATCGGACGTGTATCCAGGGGACAAATTAATTCAGGCATGTTTGTCAGCCTGATGAAGCGTGATGGAACTATTGTTAAGTCACGTGTAAAGGAGTTATATGTATTTCAGGGTTTAGGCCGCGCAAAAGCTGATTCAGTGCATTCCGGCGATATTTGTGCGGTTGTTGGACTTGATGGTTTTGAAATCGGGGATACCATCTCTGATCCTGAATCACCGGAGGCTTTACCGGATATTCATATCGATGAGCCTACCATGAGCATGCTCTTCACAATTAACAATTCTCCTTTCTTTGGCAAAGAAGGTAAATTCGTTACATCACGCCACCTGAGTGAACGCCTGGCAAAGGAAACGGAAAAGAATCTTGCACTCCGGGTTGAAGATACGGGCTCTCCGGATCAGTTTCTCGTGTTTGGTCGTGGAATCCTTCACCTGAGTATTCTTATTGAAACCATGCGCCGCGAAGGTTACGAATTACAGGTTGGTCAACCCCAGATTATTGTAAAAGAAATTGATGGGGTTAAACATGAGCCTGTCGAATCCCTTATTATTGATGTTCCTGAAAACGTTTCCGGTAAAGCCATTGAATTGGTTACTCAACGCAAAGGGGAACTAGTGGCTATCAACCCTAAAGGTGATCTTCAGCATATGGAATTTAATATTCCCTCCCGTGGAATCATTGGTTTACGTAATGCAGTTATGACTGCAACAGCGGGTGAAGCTATTGTCGCTCATCGTTTCAAATCATTTGAGCCATGGAAAGGGGCGTTACCACAGCGCCTGGTTGGTGTTTTGGTCTCCATTGAAACAGGAATGGCTACAGCTTATTCAATCGATAAACTCGCCGACAGGGGAAGGTTTTTCATTGAGCCTTTCGAAGATATCTATGAAGGACAGATCGTTGGCGAAAATACCAGGGATAATGACCTTGGAGTGAATATTGTCAAGGCCAAACAAATGACCAATTTCCGTACAACCGCAAAGGATGAAGCTGTTCGAATGGCTCCTGTTGTGAAGTTTTCTCTGGAGGAAGCCCTGGAGTATATCCAGGTTGATGAAATGGTTGAGATAACCCCGAAGTCCATGCGTCTAAGGAAGATTCTATTGAAAGAGCATGAAAGGAAAAGAGCAGGGAAATAA
- a CDS encoding M28 family peptidase has product MRILFLIFVMASASIFFSCKQTPKPAEGTEEVNLPEQKVVQADFNSDSAFSFIKKQAAFGPRVPNTPEHKKCAIWLETTLRRYTNDVTVQSFQMKAYNGTPLDLKNIIGSFNPQAGTRILLCSHWDSRPYADNDPDVSKHRTPIDGVNDGASGVGVLIEIARQLSIKAPDVGVDIIFLDGEDYGAPQDETSEVENDWALGSQYWSRNPHKTAYTARYGILLDMVGAEGAVFTLEGTSMYYAPDVMNKVWRMAAKLGYSSYFVAEETQAITDDHVYINQIRQIPTIDIIQRDASTESGFYKHWHTVNDNIAGISKETLHAVGQTVLTTVYMEK; this is encoded by the coding sequence ATGCGCATACTATTCCTGATTTTCGTTATGGCTTCTGCCAGTATTTTTTTCTCGTGTAAACAAACACCTAAACCTGCAGAGGGCACGGAGGAAGTCAACCTCCCTGAACAGAAGGTGGTCCAGGCAGATTTCAACTCTGATTCAGCATTCTCATTTATTAAGAAACAGGCTGCTTTTGGTCCTAGGGTTCCGAATACCCCGGAGCATAAGAAATGTGCCATCTGGCTGGAAACAACCCTAAGACGATACACAAATGATGTGACTGTGCAATCCTTCCAGATGAAGGCATACAATGGCACCCCTCTTGATCTGAAGAACATCATCGGATCTTTTAATCCTCAGGCTGGTACCAGGATATTGCTTTGTTCTCATTGGGATTCACGCCCTTACGCGGATAACGACCCGGATGTATCGAAGCACCGCACCCCTATTGATGGTGTGAATGATGGGGCAAGTGGTGTGGGTGTGCTGATTGAAATCGCGCGACAGCTAAGTATCAAAGCTCCTGATGTCGGTGTAGATATCATTTTCCTCGATGGTGAAGACTATGGGGCTCCCCAGGATGAAACCTCAGAAGTTGAAAATGATTGGGCTTTAGGGTCTCAGTATTGGTCGAGGAATCCTCATAAGACAGCCTATACTGCCAGATACGGGATTTTGCTTGATATGGTGGGAGCTGAAGGGGCTGTTTTCACTCTCGAGGGCACCTCAATGTATTATGCACCTGATGTGATGAACAAGGTTTGGCGAATGGCGGCTAAACTGGGATATAGCAGTTATTTTGTAGCCGAAGAAACTCAGGCTATTACTGATGATCATGTGTATATCAATCAGATCCGGCAAATCCCGACTATTGATATCATACAGAGGGATGCTTCTACTGAATCGGGGTTTTATAAGCACTGGCATACTGTAAACGACAATATTGCCGGCATTAGTAAGGAAACCCTTCATGCTGTAGGCCAAACCGTACTGACTACCGTTTATATGGAAAAGTAA
- a CDS encoding arginine decarboxylase, whose protein sequence is MKNKYLDLIEQTFDFPTEEFKVEDGELLFNNIPLMEVIKQYGTPLRITYLPKIGKQVQKAKRLFNVAMAKAAYKGSYSYCYCTKSSHFSFVLEEALKNGVHIETSSAFDIPIIESLFEAGKISKSSYIICNGFKRPQYIENIVNLIEEGFENVIPILDNKFELDEYDRNITKKIKIGIRIASEEEPKFDFYTSRLGIRYNDIIPYYEEEIKNNPKFELKMLHFFINTGIRDSAYYWNELLKCVNVYCELKAVCPQLTALNIGGGFPIKNSLSFDYDYEYMAEEIIAQIKSVCDRTGTPEPDIFTEFGSFTVGESGAILYSIIDQKRQNDREVWNMIDSSFITTLPDTWAINQKFILMAVNHWDQEYERVFLGGLTCDSEDYYNAEAHTNAIFLPRLKDDEPLYIGLFHTGAYQDSLAGYGGIQHCLIPAPKHIIIDLDEDGEYTTKLFAKEQSHKSMLKILGY, encoded by the coding sequence ATGAAAAACAAATACCTGGACCTGATTGAACAAACTTTTGACTTTCCTACTGAAGAATTTAAGGTCGAGGATGGTGAGCTTCTGTTCAATAATATTCCTTTAATGGAAGTGATCAAGCAATACGGCACTCCACTGCGAATTACCTATCTCCCTAAGATCGGCAAACAGGTTCAAAAGGCAAAACGCCTCTTCAATGTAGCTATGGCAAAGGCTGCTTATAAAGGAAGTTATTCCTATTGCTATTGTACCAAGAGCTCCCATTTCTCCTTCGTCCTGGAAGAGGCATTGAAAAATGGGGTGCATATTGAAACCTCCTCTGCCTTCGATATTCCGATTATTGAAAGTTTATTCGAAGCAGGGAAGATCAGTAAGAGTAGTTATATCATTTGTAATGGGTTTAAACGCCCTCAGTATATTGAGAATATTGTTAACCTGATAGAAGAAGGTTTCGAGAATGTGATTCCAATCCTCGATAATAAGTTTGAGTTGGATGAGTACGACAGGAATATTACAAAGAAGATAAAAATAGGAATTAGAATTGCTTCGGAAGAAGAGCCCAAGTTCGACTTTTATACCTCCAGGCTTGGCATTCGATATAACGATATTATCCCATATTATGAGGAAGAGATAAAGAACAATCCTAAGTTCGAACTAAAGATGTTACATTTCTTCATCAATACCGGGATCAGGGATTCGGCCTATTACTGGAATGAGTTGTTGAAGTGCGTGAATGTATACTGTGAATTAAAAGCTGTTTGTCCGCAACTTACAGCACTCAATATAGGCGGAGGGTTTCCTATTAAGAATTCCCTGAGCTTCGACTATGATTATGAATACATGGCCGAAGAGATCATTGCCCAGATCAAGAGTGTATGCGATCGCACGGGTACACCTGAACCCGACATCTTTACTGAGTTCGGATCGTTCACTGTTGGTGAGAGCGGGGCAATCCTATATTCAATAATTGACCAGAAAAGGCAGAACGACCGTGAGGTATGGAATATGATCGATAGCTCCTTTATTACTACATTGCCGGATACCTGGGCAATCAACCAGAAGTTTATCTTAATGGCAGTGAATCACTGGGACCAGGAGTATGAACGTGTATTCCTTGGCGGACTTACCTGCGACAGCGAGGATTACTACAATGCCGAAGCTCATACCAATGCGATTTTCCTGCCCAGGCTAAAGGATGATGAACCCTTATATATCGGTTTGTTCCATACAGGAGCTTACCAGGATTCCCTGGCAGGGTATGGTGGAATCCAGCATTGCCTGATCCCCGCACCAAAGCACATTATTATCGATCTTGATGAGGATGGTGAATACACTACGAAGCTGTTTGCCAAAGAGCAAAGCCATAAGTCTATGCTGAAAATCCTGGGCTACTAG
- a CDS encoding T9SS type A sorting domain-containing protein has protein sequence MKINVLLLLTLTTSFAYGQYSISHLSVHSPEMNVPALVNLTGNHDIKAVAGTTTKLDRDVISHWDTIVTYLQDTIPVSKYIRVCDQRGEPVEEITLNWNSGFEWVNGGRVLYTYDAYGWVETLIYQLGNASGGWDNSSREIYTHTPDGKQLTKLIEVWYGLSWHNSHRTTSAYSEAGHVLSTLLEKWNYNIWKQEYRYTYTYDFDGRLIIFQYYGADTVSNGKRHQYAYDSLGNNVQQLAEVLNQGVWENSEKYTYTYNSSNLMLTEMKEIWSGGWNNYYRYTYTYNNQGQKIAETYEIWFSTEWRNASRWTYNYDGNDLCILLQIDIWENEEWHPYSKEDYEYDVFLRLIRNSSSMYSENDWLYQSMYSYHYDDYSNLTSRSFFTWNDNQWMNYERWIFTYDSLGNSLTGAHNSWTETGWVITEGVLDVYENGVWATSVTYCSNYQAHFGNLYTKLEEPLPDFTSIVSIYPNPVHDQFTVNFPSGSETVFQYHIYDIKGILVISGTSTLQNSAVDVRMLPLGMYLLSITNGTSTSGCRFIRQ, from the coding sequence ATGAAAATCAACGTATTACTATTACTGACATTGACAACCTCGTTTGCTTATGGGCAGTATTCAATAAGCCACTTATCGGTTCATTCACCTGAAATGAATGTTCCTGCACTGGTCAACCTTACAGGTAACCATGATATTAAAGCAGTTGCCGGTACAACAACAAAATTGGACCGTGACGTTATTTCGCATTGGGATACCATAGTTACCTATTTACAGGATACTATTCCCGTATCGAAGTACATCCGTGTCTGTGACCAAAGAGGGGAACCCGTTGAGGAAATTACATTGAACTGGAATTCCGGTTTTGAATGGGTGAACGGGGGAAGAGTGCTCTATACCTATGATGCTTATGGATGGGTAGAAACATTGATTTATCAGCTCGGAAATGCATCCGGTGGGTGGGATAACAGCTCCCGTGAAATATATACCCATACACCTGACGGAAAGCAGCTTACAAAACTTATAGAGGTATGGTACGGACTTAGCTGGCACAATTCCCACCGGACGACTTCGGCCTATTCTGAGGCTGGCCATGTGCTCTCAACTTTACTTGAAAAGTGGAATTATAATATCTGGAAACAAGAATATCGCTATACTTATACCTATGATTTCGATGGACGGCTGATTATTTTCCAGTATTATGGTGCCGATACTGTATCTAATGGCAAAAGACACCAATATGCCTATGATTCACTCGGGAATAACGTTCAGCAACTGGCGGAGGTTCTGAATCAGGGTGTGTGGGAGAATAGTGAAAAATATACCTACACTTACAACTCCTCAAACCTCATGCTGACTGAAATGAAAGAAATATGGTCGGGGGGCTGGAATAACTATTACCGTTACACCTATACATATAACAACCAGGGTCAGAAGATTGCAGAGACCTATGAAATCTGGTTTTCAACTGAATGGCGGAACGCATCAAGATGGACTTACAATTATGATGGTAATGATCTTTGCATCTTGTTACAAATTGACATCTGGGAAAATGAAGAATGGCATCCTTACTCAAAAGAGGATTATGAATATGATGTATTTTTGCGCTTAATAAGGAACTCTTCTTCCATGTATTCTGAAAATGACTGGTTATATCAAAGCATGTATTCCTATCATTATGATGATTATTCAAATCTGACAAGCAGGAGTTTCTTTACCTGGAACGACAACCAGTGGATGAACTATGAACGTTGGATATTCACCTACGATAGTCTGGGTAATTCACTCACTGGTGCACATAACAGTTGGACAGAAACCGGCTGGGTGATAACTGAAGGAGTGCTGGATGTATATGAAAATGGTGTATGGGCCACGTCAGTGACATATTGTAGCAATTATCAGGCTCATTTCGGAAATTTATATACAAAACTGGAAGAACCGTTACCCGATTTTACTTCGATAGTCAGCATTTATCCAAATCCGGTTCATGATCAGTTTACTGTCAATTTCCCCTCGGGCAGCGAGACAGTGTTTCAATACCACATTTATGATATAAAAGGAATTTTGGTAATCTCAGGGACTAGCACCTTACAGAATTCCGCCGTGGATGTCCGAATGCTGCCCCTAGGTATGTATCTTTTAAGTATCACAAACGGTACATCTACATCAGGCTGCCGCTTTATCAGGCAATAA
- the era gene encoding GTPase Era produces MPHKSGFVNIIGHPNVGKSTLMNILTGEKLSIITPKAQTTRHRILGIVNGEDYQIVYSDTPGIVKPHYKLHESMMKFVQSALQDADIFVYLTEVGENSFDTEVVEKIRLSGKPLIFVINKVDLVKPEEVQQKIATWQEQLPDALIIPTSAKLNFNVDKVIQSVIERLPESPPYFPKDDELSDRPLRFFISEMIREKIFLQFQKEIPYSAEVVVDSFKDGPKITVIMATIYVERETQKAIILGHHGAAIKRLGTAARRDIEAFIDARVYLELSVKVSDDWRQDELKLKRFGYEF; encoded by the coding sequence ATGCCTCACAAATCCGGCTTTGTCAATATTATCGGTCACCCCAATGTTGGGAAATCCACCCTTATGAATATTCTCACAGGGGAGAAACTTTCAATTATTACACCTAAGGCTCAGACTACCCGCCACCGTATCCTTGGAATTGTTAACGGGGAGGATTACCAGATTGTTTATTCTGACACCCCGGGTATCGTAAAACCACACTATAAGCTTCATGAGTCGATGATGAAGTTTGTGCAGTCAGCCTTACAGGATGCTGATATATTTGTTTACCTCACAGAAGTAGGGGAGAACAGTTTTGATACAGAGGTAGTAGAAAAGATCCGTTTGTCAGGGAAACCCCTCATTTTTGTGATCAACAAAGTGGACCTGGTAAAGCCGGAAGAGGTGCAGCAGAAAATCGCCACCTGGCAGGAACAGTTGCCGGATGCATTGATTATTCCGACTTCGGCAAAGCTGAACTTCAATGTAGATAAGGTGATTCAATCGGTTATTGAGCGATTGCCTGAAAGCCCGCCTTATTTTCCAAAAGATGATGAATTATCGGACCGGCCATTGAGGTTTTTTATCTCAGAAATGATCAGGGAGAAGATTTTCCTGCAATTCCAAAAGGAGATACCCTATTCAGCTGAAGTGGTAGTGGATTCCTTCAAGGATGGGCCAAAGATCACGGTGATTATGGCCACCATTTATGTGGAAAGAGAAACGCAAAAGGCGATCATCCTTGGGCATCATGGGGCAGCCATCAAAAGACTGGGTACAGCTGCCAGGAGAGATATCGAAGCATTTATAGATGCAAGGGTTTACCTGGAACTAAGTGTTAAGGTGAGCGACGACTGGAGGCAGGATGAGCTGAAACTGAAGCGATTTGGGTATGAGTTCTAA